CCTTCGACGTCCTCCGTCTCAGTGCTGACAATTTAAAGCATTCGTCGAATACCTCACGCCCACCGTTAGCGGCCAAGGCAAAGGTCTGGGGTCAGGCTTTGCATATTGGTATTTGGCTTGTTAAATCCCCAAATCCAAAGCCTGACCCCGCCCCTAAATCCCCAAATGCAAAGCCTGACCCCGCAGCCCCCCCCGCAGAACCTGTGGACCGCCGGGAACGCCTAGCGCTTATCCCGGCCTACATTACTACCGCTGCGCGTCCATCTCCTGAAAGGTCGCGTGGGGGTCCGCCCCCAGCGGCACTGCCGGGGCTTTCAGCCAGGTCGACCAGCCGAGCCGCGGCGCCTGCGCTCCCGTGTCTCCCAGGCGGCAGGGAGGAACGTCTTCCCGCTTCAGGATGATGCGCACCTCGAACTCGTATTCGATCCCCACCTGATACTTAACCAGGGAAAAGAGCGGCCCCAGCCGGTCGCCCCCCGGCAGGAAGCGCGCGTAGCTGCGGAAGGGCATCGGCCCGAGCTTCAGCCTGAATTTCGTGTGCGACTCCCACACCTGCGATCCGCACACGGTGTCGACGCCGAGCCGACTGTTCGCCCTGCCGACGGCGGTGCGGTCCTCCGGCCCGAGCGTGATGAGACGCCCCACGAACTGGTCGAGCTCTACCGGCACCCCGAAGTAGTAGCGCACCGCCGCAGAGACCGCCGCCGCGGTCGGCACCCGGCGGGACAGGATCCCGCTGTAATACATCGGGGACTCATCAGGGAGGCCGAGCTTTCCCGACACCCCGCTTGTCCCTAGCCCCATCAGGCTGCGCAGGTAAAAGGAGAAACGGTCGGTGGCGTCCGGCCGGTAGGAGATTTCGCACCGGTACTTCTTCCACGCCAGAAAGAAGAGGGACAGGAGCCGGTGGTGAAAGAGATCGAAAAACGCCGGCAGCGGCGCCTTCTCCTTGTCC
The DNA window shown above is from Geomonas sp. RF6 and carries:
- the tssG gene encoding type VI secretion system baseplate subunit TssG, which gives rise to MASQERAPHASVRDRLFGEFYRFSFYSAVRLLESLAPEKGGVGECGDLAREPVRLGVKPGFSFPPSDICALTTEKGVTRLEVAFLGLVGPSGVLPHWYNELATERSTQKDKEKAPLPAFFDLFHHRLLSLFFLAWKKYRCEISYRPDATDRFSFYLRSLMGLGTSGVSGKLGLPDESPMYYSGILSRRVPTAAAVSAAVRYYFGVPVELDQFVGRLITLGPEDRTAVGRANSRLGVDTVCGSQVWESHTKFRLKLGPMPFRSYARFLPGGDRLGPLFSLVKYQVGIEYEFEVRIILKREDVPPCRLGDTGAQAPRLGWSTWLKAPAVPLGADPHATFQEMDAQR